In the genome of Candidatus Saccharibacteria bacterium oral taxon 488, one region contains:
- a CDS encoding PDZ domain-containing protein: protein MEQEANLTNQPKPNRRKKIALISICIIAGIWLAFGSAAFGSWLTLQLTKQSPQPVADGNRVISRDEADVSEVVQRVSKSVVSIVTTKNGRSFSYSDVRQGAGTGIIISKDGYILTNKHVVKDADRVEIVSSDGTQYTDVKFVGADPLNDVAFLKINGVNDLPAATLGDSGTVRVGQKVIAIGNSLGRYQNTVTMGIISGKGRPVQASTSERSGEAESLTDLLQTDAAINPGNSGGPLLNMSGQVIGINTAIVSDAQSVGFAIPIGAAKGLVRSVLASGKIQKSYIGVRYIAITPEVRAEYKLSAKSGAYVGGSRDKSAVVAGGPADKAGIKDGDVITKVNDKLIGEQGGLGSLISGFLPGETVELTILRDGKEQKVKLTLGAYKA, encoded by the coding sequence ATGGAGCAAGAAGCGAATCTAACCAACCAGCCAAAACCGAACCGCCGCAAGAAGATTGCGCTGATAAGTATATGTATCATTGCGGGCATATGGCTGGCGTTTGGTTCAGCGGCATTTGGGTCGTGGTTAACACTTCAGTTGACGAAGCAATCTCCGCAGCCAGTGGCTGATGGCAACCGGGTTATATCGCGAGACGAAGCCGATGTTAGCGAGGTGGTACAGCGTGTTTCTAAAAGCGTAGTCTCAATTGTTACAACCAAAAACGGTCGGTCCTTTTCGTATAGCGACGTGCGGCAGGGTGCTGGTACGGGCATTATCATTAGTAAGGACGGCTATATTTTGACAAATAAACATGTTGTCAAGGACGCTGATCGTGTTGAAATTGTGAGCAGTGACGGCACGCAATATACCGATGTCAAGTTTGTCGGAGCCGACCCACTCAACGACGTGGCATTTCTCAAGATTAACGGCGTTAATGATCTGCCAGCGGCCACCCTGGGTGACTCAGGTACCGTTCGTGTCGGTCAGAAAGTGATTGCAATCGGCAATTCATTGGGTCGTTACCAAAATACTGTGACGATGGGTATTATCTCGGGCAAGGGTCGGCCGGTTCAGGCGTCCACTAGCGAGCGAAGCGGCGAAGCCGAGAGCTTGACTGATTTGCTCCAGACCGACGCCGCGATCAACCCGGGCAATTCTGGTGGGCCACTCCTCAACATGTCGGGCCAGGTTATCGGCATCAACACAGCGATTGTCTCGGATGCACAAAGCGTAGGTTTTGCGATTCCGATCGGTGCTGCCAAGGGGCTAGTCCGCAGCGTGTTGGCATCTGGAAAAATTCAGAAATCGTATATCGGCGTGCGATATATCGCTATCACGCCTGAGGTGCGTGCCGAGTATAAACTATCCGCCAAAAGCGGCGCCTATGTCGGTGGTTCACGCGACAAATCGGCGGTCGTCGCTGGCGGGCCGGCAGATAAAGCAGGCATCAAGGACGGCGACGTCATTACCAAGGTGAATGACAAGCTAATCGGCGAGCAGGGCGGCCTCGGCAGTCTTATTTCTGGGTTCTTGCCAGGCGAGACAGTAGAACTGACTATCCTGCGCGACGGCAAGGAACAGAAGGTCAAGCTAACGCTTGGTGCTTACAAAGCGTAG